The Parambassis ranga chromosome 1, fParRan2.1, whole genome shotgun sequence genome includes a region encoding these proteins:
- the LOC114436410 gene encoding uncharacterized protein LOC114436410 isoform X2: protein MDLRAAIIFALIHMTAGNNETTTATMTTSSTTNNTSSAILPTSTSSSSAPVLGFLTVSKWTSKCEGSIYLTYARFNQSPVCYSQHTAVQAILQNVCHNNKGCNGPPQWRKGSEMQGYNITEGEEMKTIICPTLTVKCKDVQGQLKTYKVVTALLCCVLLVIILVRFTRPTVKALQKRLSSRRQNRWVGPTQSHSVSYHRGKSTVKNSDGEKRLSYPALERLTISDSREPSSNRNSGYNF from the exons GAAATAATGAAACAACCACTGCAACAATGACTACCAGCAGTACAACCAACAACACCAGCAGTGCTATTTtacccacctccacctccagcagctctgcacctgTTCTGGGCTTCCTCACAGTTAGCAAATGGACAAGTAAATGTGAAGGTAGTATTTACCTGACCTATGCTCGTTTCAACCAATCACCTGTCTGTTACAGTCAGCACACAGCTGTCCAGGCTATTCTGCAAAATGTGTGCCATAACAACAAAGGTTGCAATGGCCCACCACAGTGGAGGAAAGGCAGTGAAATGCAAGGTTacaacatcacagagggagaagAAATGAAGACCATTATCTGCCCTACACTGACAGTTAAATGCAAAG ATGTGCAGGGCCAACTGAAGACCTACAAAGTGGTGACTGCTTTGCTCTGCTGCGTGTTGCTGGTGATTATACTCGTCCGCTTCACCAGACCCACTGTCAAAGCCCTGCAGAAGAGac TATCCAGCCGGAGGCAGAATCGCTGGGTTGGACCGACACAAAGTCACAGTG TGTCTTACCATCGTGGAAAATCTACAGTTAAAAACAGTGATGGAGAAAAGAGACTGTCCTACCCGG cTCTAGAACGTCTGACCATCAGTGACAGCAGGGAGCCGTCATCCAACAGGAACAGTGGCTACAACTTCTAA
- the LOC114436410 gene encoding uncharacterized protein LOC114436410 isoform X1: MDLRAAIIFALIHMTAGNNETTTATMTTSSTTNNTSSAILPTSTSSSSAPVLGFLTVSKWTSKCEGSIYLTYARFNQSPVCYSQHTAVQAILQNVCHNNKGCNGPPQWRKGSEMQGYNITEGEEMKTIICPTLTVKCKVELLPDVQGQLKTYKVVTALLCCVLLVIILVRFTRPTVKALQKRLSSRRQNRWVGPTQSHSVSYHRGKSTVKNSDGEKRLSYPALERLTISDSREPSSNRNSGYNF, from the exons GAAATAATGAAACAACCACTGCAACAATGACTACCAGCAGTACAACCAACAACACCAGCAGTGCTATTTtacccacctccacctccagcagctctgcacctgTTCTGGGCTTCCTCACAGTTAGCAAATGGACAAGTAAATGTGAAGGTAGTATTTACCTGACCTATGCTCGTTTCAACCAATCACCTGTCTGTTACAGTCAGCACACAGCTGTCCAGGCTATTCTGCAAAATGTGTGCCATAACAACAAAGGTTGCAATGGCCCACCACAGTGGAGGAAAGGCAGTGAAATGCAAGGTTacaacatcacagagggagaagAAATGAAGACCATTATCTGCCCTACACTGACAGTTAAATGCAAAG TTGAGCTGCTTCCAGATGTGCAGGGCCAACTGAAGACCTACAAAGTGGTGACTGCTTTGCTCTGCTGCGTGTTGCTGGTGATTATACTCGTCCGCTTCACCAGACCCACTGTCAAAGCCCTGCAGAAGAGac TATCCAGCCGGAGGCAGAATCGCTGGGTTGGACCGACACAAAGTCACAGTG TGTCTTACCATCGTGGAAAATCTACAGTTAAAAACAGTGATGGAGAAAAGAGACTGTCCTACCCGG cTCTAGAACGTCTGACCATCAGTGACAGCAGGGAGCCGTCATCCAACAGGAACAGTGGCTACAACTTCTAA
- the LOC114436410 gene encoding uncharacterized protein LOC114436410 isoform X3: MDLRAAIIFALIHMTAGNNETTTATMTTSSTTNNTSSAILPTSTSSSSAPVLGFLTVSKWTSKCEGSIYLTYARFNQSPVCYSQHTAVQAILQNVCHNNKGCNGPPQWRKGSEMQGYNITEGEEMKTIICPTLTVKCKVSSRRQNRWVGPTQSHSVSYHRGKSTVKNSDGEKRLSYPALERLTISDSREPSSNRNSGYNF; this comes from the exons GAAATAATGAAACAACCACTGCAACAATGACTACCAGCAGTACAACCAACAACACCAGCAGTGCTATTTtacccacctccacctccagcagctctgcacctgTTCTGGGCTTCCTCACAGTTAGCAAATGGACAAGTAAATGTGAAGGTAGTATTTACCTGACCTATGCTCGTTTCAACCAATCACCTGTCTGTTACAGTCAGCACACAGCTGTCCAGGCTATTCTGCAAAATGTGTGCCATAACAACAAAGGTTGCAATGGCCCACCACAGTGGAGGAAAGGCAGTGAAATGCAAGGTTacaacatcacagagggagaagAAATGAAGACCATTATCTGCCCTACACTGACAGTTAAATGCAAAG TATCCAGCCGGAGGCAGAATCGCTGGGTTGGACCGACACAAAGTCACAGTG TGTCTTACCATCGTGGAAAATCTACAGTTAAAAACAGTGATGGAGAAAAGAGACTGTCCTACCCGG cTCTAGAACGTCTGACCATCAGTGACAGCAGGGAGCCGTCATCCAACAGGAACAGTGGCTACAACTTCTAA